The sequence TCTACTCCATCTTTTCagtagtcagaaaaaaaaaagatgtctagtCCAAACTGAAGGGGCAGAATGGGACGAAGTTCAGTTCGCAGGACTTGTTAGTTCTAGAGTATTCTAACTGGTGTCCATGCTCAACTTCATTATAATTACTTGTAAAATATTTCCTCTTATGGATATACTGTTACTTAAGTCATTGTTATGGTTATAAGTTTagatcatttctaattttttagtcATATAAGTAACACTGAGGGAAAAATAATACTGAGGTCAGGATCTGtgaatagaaatattttactgtatttttttaaagaagctcacttgctattctggcctggagaattccatggactgtatggacatggacatggggtcgcaaagagttggacacgattgagtgactttcaccttcacttgctataaataatttactattttaaaagttattgaaACCTTTAAGGCATAATGTTAAATTGAGGTTTAGAAATGCTGTAGTAACCTTCCTTGTGACAGAATTGAACATGATCACTTAACATTTTCTTGGTGAGAAGTAAGATTTCATGTAGTCTCAAAGTATCTCCCCACAACATATTTATTAGTTGCAAAAGTTAGTTGCAGAAGtctacagtggagaaacctggaaTTCACCCCATTAAACAATTCCTCATAGTTAGCACCATCAGTATTGAGACTGGAGAGGCGCACAGTATTATTACTGTGATATTCCTACCACAATATGTAACCTGAGTCTAATCATGACAACATATCGTGGAAACCCCAACTGAGGAATAGCCTGCAAAGTTATTAGCCTATGTTCTTGTAAAATACAGGACAAAAGAATTGAAGAATTTTTCTAGATTACAGAGAGATGATAACCAAATGTAACCTGTGATCCCTGACTGGATCCTGTACTAGATGAAGGTCATTAGTTGATAAAAGTGCTGTAGGTGaggtatttttaataataaatgatcTCATAGTTAATTTCCTGATGTTGACAACTGTAATGTGTTTATGTCTTAGAAAGTCCTTGGATCAAGGAATTGCTCATTAAGATATGTAAAAGTGAATGAACAGTAGCACCAACTTTCTGACATTTCAGAAAAAATTCTGCCTATCTATTTATCAATTGAGAGAGTGAATgataaaatgtgataaaatattaatatttgggaTATTTGGATCAAGGATATAAAGGAATCCTTTGTATTATTATTGCAACTTTTTTGTAagtcagaaattattttaaagttaaaatattttgaaaattaaagacaGCTTGTGTACAACTTCCATTTTTAGGTTTTTTGGTAAGTGAGGAGGatagttttaattattatttagctTCGAGTCTTATTTAcaaagtttttaatgtttttaaacatgTAAACATTTAAACTTTAAAGTGTTTAAAGTTTTACATTTCTACATAGTaatatttatcagtttttcttttgatttttttgcatTGTGTCTGTTTAGATTATCTTACAAGATCAACTAAActcatatatttaaagaaattagttaaaattttaatttaatttgtgaaatgataatatattcttaacattaaaaaacatcagcaaaataaaaagatagcCAAGTAGAAAGTTTCATTCCATTCTTTACCTCATTCCCACATCCCCACTAGATGAacaattttcttagttttcttttggGGTTTCGCTAAGCaaatattagaatatatatattattacatataatatatataacatatatagtatataaatatgtttatataatatatatttatatttatcatataattatatatattataattatatttataaatatattatgatatagtaaaatatatgatatatgtaacatataatagatattaaatgttatatattatatatttaatatatttatgataTTATACATCATATTATGATATATATGATTgtgatattataatatatatgatatataaatattatataatatataatatgttattacatatattatgatatataatatatgatatataatatatataattattaaacactatattataatataatatatttatataattataataatacattataattatattatatgttaacatattatatttatacaacacattattatatatatatattatatattatcataatatataatgtataatatataatatattttataatagtatatattatattatatataaatatattatataatataattatatattatatatattataattataatgtatattataaaatcccatattatatatagtacatatattatattatatatatatattccagtatttgtttaaagaaaccccaaaagaaaaataaaaaactgagaaaattgtTTATCTAgtgggtatatatatatcttttatctCTGTGTTTTACACAGACATACTATGTAAATGAACCTGAAATTTGCTTTATTTACTTAACAATATGTCTTGGAGATTTTTGTATATACAAGGAGAACTTCCTCTTTCTTGTAGTTTTGCCGTGTTCATTGAATGGATATACAGTCATTACTTGTTCAGTCTTCCACTGATAAAAATTTGGATTGTTTTGAAGTGTTGCTGTGAATAACTTCGATTTAAATATGTGCCACTATGCTACCATGTAGTTCTAGAAATAAAACTGCTTTAGATATTACCAAACTGTCCTTCACCTATTTGTACTCTCACCAACAACTTTGTGTTTcttgtaaaatattttgcttaattttgGGATTTTGCTAATCCAATAATTGAAAAAATGGGAagtcaaataattttaattttcattttccttattttgaaTGAAGTTGCACATCTTTTTATACAGTTAAAAGACATTTGGGGAGcaccctggcagtcctgtggttaggactccacgctttcactgggACGAGCCTGGGTTctgttcctggttggggaactaggatctcacaaGCTGCTTGGTGTGGCTGAAAAAGCTATTTGTATTTTCTGTATAAACTGTTCCTATAATTTCCCTATCCGTATTTGGGTTGTGGTTCTTTTTATTAGGTTCAAAGGACtgtttaaatgcaaatatttgtTCTCTGGTATGAACTGTAGTGcacgcatgtgtgctaagtcacttcagtcatgtccgactttttgtgaccccatggactgtagcctgctaggctctgtCCTCgcaactctccaggcaaggatactggagtgggttactatcctcctccagaggatcttcctgacccagggatcgaacctgcttctcctgcggctcctgcgtTGTGGtcagatttttcaccactgagccaccggggaagcccttcacAGTGCATACCCATGTCAGAACATCACACTGTATGCCTTGAATACGCACCATTCTTACTTTTCAAGcctatttcaattaaaatagaaaattaaactcAGTAGTAACTCATGCgtatttgctcagtcgtgcctgactctctgcagctccatggacggcagcccgccaggcccctctgtccatggggattctccaggcaagagtactggggtgggctgccttgccctcctccaggggatcatcccaggtctcccgcactgcaggaagtctttacccactgagctaccagtaTTAACTCTTTCTAAGCAGCtggtgtgtgcgcgtgtgtgtgcgtgtgcacgcgCATGTGCATGTATACGCACGGGTCTCTGACTCACAGGGGTGaggaaaggcagaaaggaaaCTCTCTCTTCATGCATCTTTGGCCACAGAAATGCACACCCTGGGCCATTGTTTATATCACTTCCTGTCATTCCATCAGCCTGTGTTATTCCTAGAAGTCCTTCCCAGGTTCTGGATATAAAAAAGCTGTTAAACATACAGTGGTTTtacaacatttatttctttttcagagataCAATGGTGAGAAGTTAAGAAATCCTGAGCCTATTACGGTAGCTAATGccatttagttaaaaaaaaaagttatggagATAGGCATTGATGGAGAAAGGTTTAACACAGGTTCCTTTAAGTAGTGAGAAATCCTGGGgctttaaaaatagagtttctgTTTTTGAAGTATTTAAGATGAGTTACAGGAGGAGGCCACATGCATACACCactgttttataatttatttggcCAAACATACAAAGCTCCAAGGAAGTAGCATGGCTGCAAGAACAGAAGCAGGCTGGGGGCATATTCTAGTTCTATTTAATTCTGGCCTCTTTACTTCATAGTGAGGCACCAGCTGCTGCTGACACATTCTGTGTGGATGGGAGATGCTACACCGAGTCCCTTGACACAGCGgggaaatttattatttatttaggtcTGAACCATTCTCATCATCTTTCTGAACCCCAGTGACCTAATCTGTCAGGTGGGAATGCTAGTTTCTAATAGAGTGTTACTGTGACTATATGTGAGATGTTAGAGAACTTGAAAGACACAAATGTACCATGCTGTTACTTAAGACACTATGCCCAGAAGTTAGGGAACTATAGTCTTTCTGAAGCCCTTGCATGTGAAAACCATGTGCTTACAGtaataaaatgcttagaactTTAAGAATGAGTCATAGTGGGACCTCTGTACTAGGAGTTAGGAAAAGAGTTTAACCATGCTATCAATGCACAGGGTGGCTTGGAACAGTGATTGTCCCTCTTTGACTGTTTGGGCACCTATAAAATGAATGAGTTGGGTAAAATGATCCTGAAGGCCCTTCAATGACTAGCATTCTGTGATTCAACTGTCACATGTGGACTATGTGTGTGAAGTGGTCCTGGTCCTCTTGGTTACAGTCTCCCTGGAACTCACTGACTTCACTGAGCTAGTGAGGGGTGAGGTCAGAGTTGGCCAGCAAAAGCCTCTTGCGGATGTCTGCGGTGGGACAGAAGGATGATGTGATATTGGATTCTCCTCCATCATTTGCTTGAAATGCAGATGGAAACCTCTAGGGGCCAGGACAAGCGGTTGTTAATTATACAGGGGCAAGTAGAAGTCCCAACATTGTAATTGGATTAATTAGAGATAAGTTCCTTAACCTCTGAAAGGAAACAATTGGGAAGTTGACTTTTGCTATTCTCAGAAATTCCCCAGGCAGGGGATGCCAGAAAAGTTCAGGGAATTCAATTCTCTTGTCTCAGTTTTCCATCTCATTCACTTAAACACACACAGTTTCACCGTccagcaaatatttttctaaatcttcatTTTCCTGGGTTTTAGGACAGACTGATCTTGTTCTATTCCCCTATAACTCTCTTCATGAGAAAGTCGTTAAGTGCCGGAATTGGCACATACAAATATTGGCATGGGTGGTGCCTTGTGAGTTTATAGAAGAAAAGTAAGCATTAAGTGGTGCTTTTTTGGGTGGAACAGACTCTGACTCAGGCGGGGTCTTCACACTCATTGCACCATTCATTTTTGTTACTCAGGCTTCCATGTATTTCAATCATGGGCAGTCTTTCTTAGATTTGCCCACTCTTTCAGCAGATCGTTCACACTTTAGATATCGTCCTATTAACATCTCTCCTGCCACCTTCAAtgacaggaggagaaagtgacTCTGTAGCTTGGCTTTATTACAGCAGATATTACAGTCACCCTCACCAGAACCACTTGTAAAATGGTCACCGTGGGGGCGTTAAAGCTAGTTTTCATCAACTGCTGAGTTATGCAAGAATATCCTTTTGAAAAATTCAAGGGGGCTGGCTAAAACATTTTCATGCCTGAAAGTGTCTGGTGAAAATGAAGGCATTAGCTTCTTTCAAACCTGGGGATAGAACTACACAGAAACCTAAATATTGCTGAGGACCAATCTTGGCCCAAGATTTCCAAGTTTTAGATCAGTGCAAGCTAACATACTGTTTATATTTCCTTGTGTCTGTGAAACACAAATCTCTGTCTACCTGGAGTGACTTGTGCAAGTGAATCAGTTTTCTGACTACGGAAGTTTCAGAAGATAAAGTTAAGAATCAAGGCAATAAGCAATATTCAAGGTAAGCTTACTCACTTAATCTCTGTGGGGGCATACTTtggaattattttcaaaaagcttACTTTTTATACTACATACCTTCATTATacttatatctatctatctatctatagttTACAGGATACTTGCAATGATACCTTCGTTTTGAAATAGGTGTAGCAGCAGATGTATAATTCAGGGGTCAAACCTCCAATATTTATTAACTCTGCTGAGTTCCCTACCCTATGTGAGGTGTAACAGTAGAAAATTGTAAAGATGGAAAACTGAAGTAGGAGCACATTATTGTCCACATcgttactgttattttttttagagCTTACTCTTTAGCTTTGCTTTGCCTTTTCTTATCAACAtgactctcttctctctccacgCTCTCCGTTCAGTGTGGAAGCCTGCTGTCGGGGGGCACCCGTGGGAGGAGTCAGTGGGTGAGATGTGTAAGGGAGAGAGTATTGGACAGGAAGCTGTGCAGACTGATCCTAGTCCAGGCTCTGCACCAGCCCTCCGTGTGAGTCTGGGTCTTCTGTAAGAAGAGGAATCCACAAGCTTCCTTCCAAATCTAACGGTTTATTTTACTCAGTAAGGGACACTAGTGAGGAGAGGCTGGCCATCTTATTCCTCTGGTGATAGAATATCTTTGGAGAAAAAGTAGGAGAAAATGAGTACTGGAAAAGGCAGTTGGacgaattttttaaaaattatattttacttgTTGGACTTATTGAGGACTTAAGCCTGAAATACAgcttctcagatagctctgagaggcTGTTCAGACCAATCTTATTTTTCAGAAGTCCCAGGACCTAGAGTTCTATGATAGGACAATTATAATAAGAAATCATAGATGAGGACAAGAATGAAGAAGTTTCACAGAAGTTGTTTATTGGTCTAATCTATCTTAAGCTTCTGTGTTCAtccttgttttggttttcttaacCATAAACCCTGGAAATGTGCAGTTACTTACTGACTGATAAGAGTACATTATCTTATCTTTCAGACTCTCTTCTTTAGTTCTCCCAGTTAAAATgtcagaattaaaattaaaattaccccACAGGTAAAATGTCACTGCCACTGTCAATAATACAGTCTGATGACCTCTTTATgcaattctttttcaaatgttttccatTTCTATTCAGAAGTTCAATAAATGtcaacttatttttctttcttccaatctaaatactttaaaaatttaactttttagaGAAAACTTGATTGCACCAAATATACATGTTATTCTGTTAACCTTCAATGACGTTAGACAGAAAAgcatgactaattttttttttttaatttgaaaactaAAGTGGTCCTTACAGATCTTCTGAGAGAATCTCTCCCACTGACACCCCCAAACAAAGGCAATTACAGAAACAGAGAGCATTTGCATTCAAAGCTAAATTTCACAGAAATAATTTGTGAAATTAATTATTTGTGGAAAAAATTATCCATTTTTAACACAGCCATTTTTGCCATGGGGGTGAAGCATGCCCAACCTATGATTCCTGTTCTTCACTGAAATGCCCTGAGGATGAAATATTGGCACATAGCAAGAGAGTCAGCTGGGtatacagaggagcctaatggggaGGTAAGGGAAGGGCCCACAAATGGGTATAGTTTTAtgatgtctattttatacataaggaaactgagactcagagaggtccaATCCCTTGCTCTAGGCCACAAAGCTCAGTTTAAACAGAGatctatattttccaaaatgtagaTGCTTCCACTATCTCTCTTGCTCTTGAAGAGTGCCTAATATTGAATGCATAGCAAGAGCATATTGTGGACTTCCTACAGCTGCTGCTAGTTTTTCAATTACTCTGCAACCTTTGAAATGAACCAGGTGCCCTAGTgcatataaaagagaaaagggaaaggaagtggAAAGGACAAAGTTGCCAAGCTTCAACCTCTATTCTTGGAGGTCGGTATGGGTAAGGGGAAATGGGAGTCTCTTGGGTTtatctatctctgtctctctctcatctctgtctgtctgtctgtctatcaaTCTGTGGTagaacacaaataaaataaaatttaccactttaaCCATCTTTATGTgcacaagtgaagtgaagtcgctcagtcatgtccagcgcaacccgatggactgtagcctaccaggctcctccatccatggagttttccaggcaagagtacaggagggggttgccatttccttctccagggtatcttcccaactcagggatcgaacccgagtctcccgcattgcaggcagacgttttaccatctgagccaccagggaagcatttacGTGCACAGTTCAGCGTATTAAAGAGCACacacactgttgtgcaaccatcaccaccatccatctcaaGAAGGTCTTTCATTGTCACAAACCACTCTGCACATGCACTCACCAAGCACTGACTCAgtgtacccccccccccccccccccagcctctGGAAACCACCGTTCTACTTGCTGTCTCTCTGAACTTTACTACCCTACAGACATCATACAAGTGGTCTCATATagtgcttttctttctggaacTGACTTAGCATGTCACTTAGCATATTCAGTCCTGTGTTATTCCATAGTCCACTATTCCATAAGCTAGTTCTAAGATGCTTAAGTCAGATCCCGAGGCTGCTGCAAATCTATGCAAAGAAAGATGGGTGTCAGGCCTGCCTTCTGAAGTGGGGAACACGGAGTCCCCATCAGACTCTGAACTAATGGGGTGATAAGGCAGAATGAAAGCATGAATCAATTATACTCTGATACACATTTCTCTAacagtgatactgagcatcttttcatgtgactcttggccatctgtatgtcttctttgaagaaatagctattcaggtcttttgccagtttttttttttgatgttgagctgaatgaattgtttgtgtattttggagattaacccttcatctgttgcttcatttgcaaatatttcctcctattCTGAGgattgtttttgtcttgtttatggttccctttgctgtatAAAAGCCTagattccctggtggcacagacggtaaagaatctgcctgcaatgcaggagacccaggaagatcccctggagaaggaagtggcaacccattccagtattcttgcctgggaaatcccatggacagaggagcctggcaggctatagtccatggggttgcaaagagtcggacatgattgacagactaacactttcactttgctgtacaaaagcttttaagtttaattaggttctatttgcttatttttgctttcatagaaactaacacaacattgtaaagcagttaaactccaataaaaattatatctGATATTCTTATCAACTATCCTCTTATACAGTTACTATTTAAAACTTGTGAGCTCTTTCAATCCTGAAAACAGCACCATGGAAAAGGTATTATCATTTCTGTTTTCCAGATGAAATTTATTGGCATGGAAGAAAATCATAGACTTGTTTAATATCACAGATCTGCTAAATAACTGTGCTGGAATTGAAAACCCATCTTCTGACCCCAAACCCTGTGTTTCTGTCACTGGGTCAACACACAGAAGCTGACCTAGACTGCAGGCTGGTTGTGAAGTGTGTGAATATGGTCTTAGGATGCCTTTAGGTTTGCTGGCAAGCTTGTTTACCTTgagggaacgatggcttcagaaATGTGATTATGGATTTTCTGTGTCTGATCGCCCTTTGTCAGAGCCCTCTAAAGACTTAATCACATTTCCTCTGCTCCATAGCCACCTCCAAGGATAGCGGATGAAGCAGGGTGACTGTCTCTTCCCTTTCAGCCTCTCTCCTATGCCTTTTAGGGAGTCAGGCTGCAATTCAATAAGTGCAGGGTAACTGAGGTTGAGAACATCTAATAGCCACTACAAAAGTTGGTTCCATATTACCGTATAAGGTAGTACTGACTGAAACTCTTATTATGGATCCAAATATAAGGTGCACACTTCAGGAATAGAATATGTAGTAGCAGCAGCTACATTTTGAAAGATGTAGGCCTCAGCTTAAAGACGAACTGTGTGTCATTGAATTTCTCTGAGCTTCAATTTTTATGTAGGAAATATCCTCATTTCTGCCATGAAGATTCATTAGTTAATGAAGTGACTGAATAAGAGAAACCACTTCAAAGAAGTGTTATTACCAGCTCAGCTCCTGCTTTGGGATAAATATCAAGCTTTGATGACCATTGTCTTTCCCATTTGTCTCAAGGACAGCATGTTTTGGAGAAGCTCAAGGCAGAGGGGATTAAGAGGAAGCAGAAGGACAGTTTTCCTCAAGGTCTGAAAAGGATGCTCTGAACTATTGAAGAGACATCTTTGGTGATTTCAGGTGTCAGCTCCTGAGCTTTAGAACATGGCTGCTACAAGCAATGTGACTGAAATCATTTTCTTGGGATTCTCCCAGAACCGGGATGCCCAGAAGGTCATTTCTGTGCTGTTTCTCCTCTTATACGTGGCCATCCTCCTGGGTAATGGTCTCATTGTGGTGACCATCAAGGCCGGCAAAGGGCTCACCTCCCCCATGTATTTATTCCTCAGCTACTTGTCCTTTGTGGAGATCTGCTACTGTTCTGTCACAGCCCCCAAACTCATCCTGGACTCTTTTATGGAGAGGAGAGTCATTTCCCTCAAGGGCTGCATCACACAGatatttttcctccatttctttggtGGCACCGAGATCTTTCTCCTGACGGTGATGGCCTAcgaccgctacgtggccatctgcaagcccctGCACTACACGGTTGTCATGAACCGAAGGGTGTGTGGCCTCCTGCTGGGGGCGGCGTGGGGTGGGGGCTTGCTGCACTCGGTCGGGCAAACCTTCCTCATTTTCCAGCTGCCCTTGTGTGGCCCCAAGGTCCTTGACCACTACTTCTGTGATGTGCACCCGCTGCTGAAGCTGGCCTGCTCAGACGCCGTCCTCGTCGGCGTGCTAATCGTCGCCAATGGCGGCTCCATCTCCGTGGTCAGCTTCACGGGGCTGCTTGCTTCCTACGCGGTCATCCTGCGCGCCCTGAGGACCCAGACCTCAGAAGGCCGGCGCAAGGCCCTCTCCACCTGCGCCTCGCACCTTGCGGTCGTGGCCCTGTTCTTCGTTCCTTGCTCCTTTGTCTACATGAGGCCCTGCATCACCCTCCCTGTAGACAAAATAATCGCTGTGTTTTACACGGTGGTCACACCTCTCTTAAACCCCGTCATTTACTCATTCAGGAATGCTGAAGTGAAAAACGCCCTGAGGAGACTGATGCGGaggaaagggagtggggaagagaaATAGATGATTCCATCAGGGAAAAATGGGGAGCAAGGCATACGAAATTGGGGTACCGAGATTTCACTGTCTACATTTAACTGACTGGGAGGTCTTGGCCCAgccaccatcttttttttttttaaacatgtaatttctttctttctttttccttccttcctttcttttctattcttcaaattcttctcctatttaggttattacagaatatgaaCTAaattcctgtgctgtacagtaggtccttgttggttatctattttaaatatagcagtgtttacatgtctatcccaaactcccagtctatccctTCCCCAACCCACTCTTCCCCACTGGTAATCATAAAttcattctccaagtctgtgagtctgtttttcaattaagtttatttgtatcattttgtaagtgatatcatatgatatttgtgtttttctgtctgacttacttcactaatcgccaggtccatccatgttgcagcagatggcattatttcactctttttaatgactgagtaatattccattgtgtatatgaaccacatTTTCTGacccattcacctgttgatagacatttagctTACTTTTATGTCTTatctattgtaaacagtgatgctctgaacattggggtgcatgaatACTTTTGAGCCaaatttttctctggatatatgcccaaattttggtttcttcatctttacGGGACCGGACAGGATTGGAGGCGTCTCTAGGATGAAGTCTAGGAAGGGTTTTCTGGTGCTGCACTTCCACATTTGACAGTGCTCTTGAGGCAGATTGGCTGATTTGGAGAGAATGAACTCTCTAGAAAACCAGGATCTCTCTGGGAATAATGAAGAGGTTAggtggaaaagaagaagaagctgcTTCAAGGAGGTGAAAGTTTAGGAGAGAAATAGTGGCCATTCCAATGCTTAGACATTTTATTGTTCTGACATACCAAAGATTTGCCCAGTGGGTTCTAGGCAGGCCAAGTTGATCCTGGAGGTTTTAGTCCTCAGAATAGAAGGTGTTTTAGCTTTCGACAGAGATTCATATAAGCTCATGCTATTAAATGGAACCACAAGGAGATTTTAAGAGATCTGAAAGCACTAGGTGATGATATCTACTTAGGCACAGATGTTTTCCATGTACCATTCACATTTCGATGTCTAAAATTCTCTTCTGTTCACATCTGtctgtccttttctcttcctcttgttTTCCCTCCTTATACCTTCATTTGTTTGGACTAttagttttctctctcttcagCCTCTTGGCTTCTCATGTTTCTCAGCCCTTCGAAAAAAGCACCCCGATAACCCACTCTCTTGCACAACCATGTTGCCTTGTCACTCTCCATCCATGAGCACCCCTGCTCCTCTCTATGCCTCACTCGAGCTGCCTATTGACTACAGTATGAAGTTAACTGCCCTTGGGTCCTTGCTGCTTGTCAATCATATTTCAATCATATTTTTTTGAGTCCTAATATCTATAACCACCTCCCCACATTAGAAGAA comes from Cervus elaphus chromosome 1, mCerEla1.1, whole genome shotgun sequence and encodes:
- the LOC122707489 gene encoding olfactory receptor 4X1 gives rise to the protein MAATSNVTEIIFLGFSQNRDAQKVISVLFLLLYVAILLGNGLIVVTIKAGKGLTSPMYLFLSYLSFVEICYCSVTAPKLILDSFMERRVISLKGCITQIFFLHFFGGTEIFLLTVMAYDRYVAICKPLHYTVVMNRRVCGLLLGAAWGGGLLHSVGQTFLIFQLPLCGPKVLDHYFCDVHPLLKLACSDAVLVGVLIVANGGSISVVSFTGLLASYAVILRALRTQTSEGRRKALSTCASHLAVVALFFVPCSFVYMRPCITLPVDKIIAVFYTVVTPLLNPVIYSFRNAEVKNALRRLMRRKGSGEEK